The genomic DNA ACCGGCATAAGCACGGGCTGGTACTCGATTTCTCCATGAGTGAAAACATGGTTCTGGAGACGTACTATCAGGCTCCGTACAGTAAAAATGGCTTTCTGAACAAAGAGGCTATTGATAAGCAGGCGAAAAGTCTCATCGAGAAATTTGATGTGAGAACGCCGGACATTCATACCAAGGCGAGAGCATTATCTGGCGGTAATCAGCAAAAGGCAATCATTGCGCGTGAAATAGATAAAAATCCAGATCTGCTTATTGCGGCCCAACCTACACGGGGGCTGGATGTTGGAGCGATTGAATTTGTCCAGAAGCAACTGATTGCTCAGCGGGACCAAGGCAAAGCGGTGTTGCTCATTTCTTTTGAACTGGACGAAATTATGAATGTTTCCGACCGAATAGCTGTCATCTATGAGGGCAAGATTGTCGGGGAAGTGCTACCGGAAGAAACGAATGATCAGGAATTGGGACTGATGATGGCCGGAAGTGCAGTGAAGAAAGGAGTAGAGAATGGCTAACCTGTTGAAAATATTTACGAAAGACTCCTTTGTTCTGGCGCTGGTCTCTATAATTTTGGGTCTTCTTCTGGGTGCTGTCGTAATGCTGATTGGCGGTTATGATCCCATTGTGGCGTATTCTGCTCTATTTAGCCGTGTGTACGGAGACTCATACAACTTTGGTGAGGCTATCCGTGAGATGACCCCACTGATTTTGACGGGGCTTGCATTTGCTTTTGCGGCCCGTGCCGGACTGTTTAACATCGGCGGCGAAGGACAATTTCTGGTGGGTATGACGGCTGCTTCGATTGTGGGCATCAAGCTGCATGGACTGCCTGCTATTATTCATGCGCCGCTGGCAATCATTGCTGGGGCGGTATTCGGGGGTCTATGGGCTGCAATTGCTGGCTATTTGAAGGCTAAGCGTGGCGTGAATGAGGTTATCACTTGTATTATGATGAACTGGATTGGTCTGTATTTGGCTAACCTGGTGATTAACCAGTTCGCACTCATGGAGGGTGAAAATCGTTCCGTGGATATTCAGCCCTCCGCTTCAATTTCGATTGAATGGCTGTCACAGATGATGGGTAATGCCCGGGTTCATTGGGGAACCGTTATTGCCGTGCTGGCAGCGGTGTTTTTCTATATTTTCTTGTGGAAAACCAAGCAAGGCTACGAGCTGCGTGCTGTTGGATTTAATCAGGACGCATCTCGCTATGCAGGTATGAATGTGAATCGCAATATCGTAAAAGCGATGTTTATTAGTGGTGTTTTTGCCGGATTGGCGGGTGCCTTTGAAGTGCTGGGTGTATTCCATTATCAATCCGTCATGGCAGGATCGCCGGGGACCGGCTTTGATGGTATCGCCGTGGCCCTCATTGGGATGAATAATCCGTTCGGTGTACTGCTGGGCTCTGTTTTGTTCGGAACGCTTACGTATGGTTCTGCGGGGATGAGCTTTAGCGCGGATGT from Paenibacillus sp. FSL R10-2782 includes the following:
- a CDS encoding ABC transporter permease, yielding MANLLKIFTKDSFVLALVSIILGLLLGAVVMLIGGYDPIVAYSALFSRVYGDSYNFGEAIREMTPLILTGLAFAFAARAGLFNIGGEGQFLVGMTAASIVGIKLHGLPAIIHAPLAIIAGAVFGGLWAAIAGYLKAKRGVNEVITCIMMNWIGLYLANLVINQFALMEGENRSVDIQPSASISIEWLSQMMGNARVHWGTVIAVLAAVFFYIFLWKTKQGYELRAVGFNQDASRYAGMNVNRNIVKAMFISGVFAGLAGAFEVLGVFHYQSVMAGSPGTGFDGIAVALIGMNNPFGVLLGSVLFGTLTYGSAGMSFSADVPPEIIRIVIGSIIFFIAAQGIVRWVVKPLYSKRKKEKVL